The Lachnospiraceae bacterium KM106-2 nucleotide sequence CCTTACTATGGTGTATTTACAGCAAAGAAAGGAATCACATTAAAGAAAAAACCAATAGCATCAACACCTTCACCAGCGCCAACCAAAGCACCAACAGTGACTCCGGCGCCAACCAAAATGCCAACAGCAACAAAAGTACCGACACCAACAAAAGTACCAGTTGCAACAGCAGTGCCAACGAAAGCGCCAACAACATCGAATTCTGTTGTTAGTGAGATGCTTGCAAGCATTAATAAAGAACGAAACAGTCAGGGACTTTCTTCTTTGACAACGAATGATAACTTAAATGCAGCAGCAACGAAACGTGCCAAAGAGACAGTATCCTTGTTCTCTCATACGAGACCAGATGGTACAAGTGGTGTGACGGTTCTAAAAGAATACGGCATTAGCTATCAGGCATGGGGCGAAAATATTGCATATGGTCAACGAAATGTGACAGAGGTAATGAATTCCTGGATGAATTCTAGCGGACACAGAGCTAATATTTTAAGTTCTAAATTCTCTAAAGTGGGAATTGGATGCTATGAAAACAATGGAACACTTTATTGGACACAGGTATTTATGAATTAGATATTTTTAGATGAAAAGAGCCACTCAAATTCTTTTTTTGAGTGGCTCTTAGATTAATCGTTATGTATTTTAGAAGTCAACTTCTGTGCCATAGTAAATGGCTGTTAGAAGTTTTTCCATATCAGCAGGAGTAACTGGTCTTGGGTTAGATCCAGTACAAGCATCGCTGACAGCTAATTCAGCAATATGACTTACTTTTTCTTTGAATTCATCTTCGTTGATACCAAATTCTTTTAATGTTTTTGGAATGCTAAGATGTTCATTAAAGCTGTCGATCTTATCGCAAAGTGCCATGACACATTCATGGTCGGAACCAGTGATACCGATAGAATGAGCAATTGCAGCATAACGGGACTCATCAGCTTTTGCATTGAATTTAATTACATATGGAAGGTAGATTGCATTAGCACATCCATGAGGAATATGACCTGTTGAGAATGCAGCCCCTGTTTTATGTGCTAAGGAATGAACGATACCAAGTAATGCATTAGAGAATGCTTGTCCAGCAAGACATTGTGCTAAGTGCATTTGATCTCTTGCTTCCATATTTCCTTTGTAGGAATCTGGTAAGTATTCTACGACCATTTGGATTGCTTGAATTGCTAATGGATCTGTAAATGGACTATGTAATGTAGATACATAAGCCTCAATAGCATGAGTTAAAGCATCCATACCAGTGTGTGCTGTTAATTTAGGAGGCATGGTTTCTGCCAGCTCAGGATCAACGATCGCAACATCTGGAGTAATATTAAAATCAGCTAATGGATATTTGATACCTTTTGCATAATCAGTAATGACTGAGAATGCAGTAACTTCTGTAGCAGTTCCCGAAGTAGAGGAGATTGCACAGAAATGAGCTTTCTTTCGTAATGTTGGGAATGAGAAAGGTGTGATAAGGTCTTCAAAGCTTGTTTCTGGATATTCATAAAATACCCACATTGCTTTGGCTGCATCGATTGGTGAGCCACCACCCATGGAAAGAATCCAGTCAGGTTCGAATTCACGCATCATTGCGGCACCTTTCATAACAGTTTCAACAGAAGGGTCTGGTTCTACGCCTTCGAATAATTTGGTTTCAATTCCTGCTTCCTTTAAGTATGCAAGAGCTTTATCAACAAATCCAAATCGTTTCATGGAACCACCACCAAGTACTAGAACGGCTTTCTTCCCTGTTAAGTCTTTTAGAGCTTCTAGAGCGCCTTTTCCATAATAGGTATCTCTAGGTAATGTAAATCGCATCATAACAAAACCTCCTTATGTATTCATAGTTACTTCCAAATTCATTATAGCAATGTTAAATAATTAACGCAACATTTGTTTATGGAAAATTTGACATAATGCAATATAAAGTTATTAATTATGCTAATAAATAAGACAATACATATAAAATAATGAAACGGATAAGAGGAAAATATGAGCTATAGCAAGAAAAATATACAAATATAGAAATACAAAAAATAACAGAATGACAAAAAACTATCAAAATAGATAGTTTTAATCATAGAATTCTTATGACTGAAATGTTACAATAAAGTAAATAAACAATTATAAAAATAGGTGATATTTGTGGAGAGTGAAAGCATTTACGAATTTATCAGACGGTCATATCGGAAGTATCCTGTATTACCGTATTCGTTTCAAAACGTTTTAATTGATGGGAAAAATGATCTTCAGTATTATTTGTGGGGAAATGGGATTACCAAGTATCATCAGGAAAAGTGCTGTATGGATCTCATTCATTTATTGACGATAGCCCAGGAAAATAAGAAGGCATATGCAAAAGTGATCGAATATGTGATCAGTAATCCAGTTATCATGTATGCGGAATTCTTAGCTTATTACATACGAATGTATATTGAAAATGAGCAGTTAGATAGTGAAGAACTCTATCGAATCGGAGTAGTATTTGCTATGAAAAGTAAAAACTATGAAGTTGTAAAGCTTGGAATCATTATTCTAGGACAGTATGATGATAGTGTGGCGAAGAACCTAATTCGGATTTTGGGTCTGCATAGTGAATTTACTCAGATCGCATTGGAATCCAGTAAGTACTTTGTGGATCGAAATGGATTTGCATTTGATCTATTATGTTCAACCAGTGGATATGGG carries:
- a CDS encoding alcohol dehydrogenase — its product is MMRFTLPRDTYYGKGALEALKDLTGKKAVLVLGGGSMKRFGFVDKALAYLKEAGIETKLFEGVEPDPSVETVMKGAAMMREFEPDWILSMGGGSPIDAAKAMWVFYEYPETSFEDLITPFSFPTLRKKAHFCAISSTSGTATEVTAFSVITDYAKGIKYPLADFNITPDVAIVDPELAETMPPKLTAHTGMDALTHAIEAYVSTLHSPFTDPLAIQAIQMVVEYLPDSYKGNMEARDQMHLAQCLAGQAFSNALLGIVHSLAHKTGAAFSTGHIPHGCANAIYLPYVIKFNAKADESRYAAIAHSIGITGSDHECVMALCDKIDSFNEHLSIPKTLKEFGINEDEFKEKVSHIAELAVSDACTGSNPRPVTPADMEKLLTAIYYGTEVDF